One Pelodiscus sinensis isolate JC-2024 chromosome 9, ASM4963464v1, whole genome shotgun sequence genomic window, aagctAGTCACTCACCCCACtccttgtatcagaggcagcaagtgagacAGCGGGAGttggtgctagggggagccagcttaaaagccagtcccccccccaccccccctcctgcaccatctctgcaggatggaggggacaggagaggcagaggcgcagcagagAAACGGtgtgagcggggactgaagcagtccccacttgcaCCAGGTCCTGACTTagtggttaaccattcacatccctcgtAGAGTCTGTGTTTTATTCATCATCAAGCATATTCTAAATCTTAACAGCTTAAAAAATGTACCGGGGCACTAATTAACCCTGCTCAAGTTTAAGGTGTTATAATGGCAGTGACAATAAAAGAATTCTGAAGCAAGCCAGAAAGGTAGAAATTCTGATTTGTACAACaaaactcctaggctacatctagactggcatgattctccgcaaatgcttttaacggaaaagttttctgttaaaagcttttgcaaaaaagagcgtctagattggcatggacgcttttccggaaaaacttgccagtctagacgcagccctaatgGGCTACTGCTTGTCATTTATGACAATGTAGTTTTATGCTGCAATCTCTCTGTTGTATAGAGCAAACTTGCCCATGGGGGTAATAACCTTACCTCCTGTGGTGACTATACCTATCAAAGGACAAACAGCCCATTGTCAATTGCAAATGGAAAGTCTCTGTTAAAAAATACAGGAAAGGCTTCCAACTGAGACGCATCTGTCCTGAGTTCCTGAAACCTGTGTTTACAGTGCAGTAGCACAatcactctgaggctgtgtccagccAATTAGCATACCCACATATACTAGACCCAGCTGACAGATAATATAAAAAGCTAGTGGGATCCTTAGTTGCATTCTCATTCTGTTCTTGCTAGCAGGGCATACAGCAACAGAGGATGTGTTCTTCCCTCTTGGCTTGTTTTTATGCCCTCATTTTGTTTTAAGAGTAAAATAGAATGTAATGTTAGTTTCAGCGGGAAGAGGCTATGTACCCCATTTCTGAGCCCAAGATCCCCAAAGAAAATATTTGTCCCACTTCGTTTTGACTTGGAAAAAAACCATTTATATTGTCTTCATACAGGGCAAATTCACTGTATAGATTATGGAAACTTTACATGAAAAATAAGAAATTCAGGAAAACACAAGTAAAAGAAAGCCACTAGGATGAAGGTGATGGCAAATGCATGAAATTAGGCAGAAGAGGAGACTAATGACCATGAGCGTCTTGCTTCCTTGTGTAGCCAAGTCCCTCAAGTCAAGTAAACAAGGAAGAGAACAAGGACCATAGGATCAAATCCTTAATTAAACCCTTGACATAGGAAGATGCATGTGGAAAGGCAGGTAATTCAAAACAGCTTCAGTGCAGAAATTACTTTGCAATAAAATATACATGAAAGAGGACAGCACTCAGTTTTGAAATCTGTACCATTTAagggaaatgaaaatgaaatgtagctctgccaTACACTGCACTATTATGGTGATGCCTCTTTTCTTAAATTCAAATGAAGAAAGCACTATGTGGCTTTCAGAACACAAGCACCGCCTTAGTGGTAAGATAGAGAAACATTCCACCCTAGATTACTATAGTTTTGTTGTTTATATTTAAAACAATGTCATATCTTGAAGTTCTTTGCTTGGTCAAAAATGCCCAATGAATGATATTCAAGTTTTGATTAAGGATTTCTTGATTTGAGCCCACACCTACTTTTAAAATTACTCAAATTATATAACAATTGAATTTTTCAGTAAAACATTGAACCAATTTGTAACAGACTAAAAACAATTTACACAAAAGCTACTTAATGGTATTCAGAAGTATCTGTTCTAGATACAGTTTACTTGACTTTCAAGAAATTCAGATTCATGTATATGCAACTGAGTTCCCCATAAGCTATGTGACCATGCAGTTATGCAGCACCCTTTTTAGTGTCAAAAAGGTGCTCAAGGGACCTTCCTGGCCTGGACCTGCCATAGCTGGAGGAAATGTTCCTCTCCTCCAGTCCCAGCTCAGCCCCACTGTGGGAGAGGTGCCTATCCTGCAGATCtagcccaggtgctgctgcagggagagaaagGTGAGGAGAGTCCTCTCTCCAGTATAACCCTGGGACAACCTGCCCCctaaacccctcatcctcagccctaccgcagagccctcacccctccaACCAAGCCCAGAGGCTGCACCCCACGCCAGAGCCCTCATACTCCTGCACTACAATTTTCTGCCCagacctgagccccctcccacactctgaactcctcagcctcacctctcccacatgaattttgttatgagcACCTATATGGAGGTGACATGTCACACGTCACCTCCATATTGGTCcacgtaacaaaatgtattccacagatgtgtggggaaaaattagagggaacactgctcatcaCCATGCCAGCTAAGTTATAACCTTTTTGTAATCTTGGTAAACAGAGAAATGCAACAAAAGAAACAATATTTATAAGACAAAATAACTACCACCTTTGATCATTAGTATATTTCAGCATCAACAGAGGGAGCACGTCCATTGAAAACCTAAACTTGAGAGTGATTGTCTTTCAAAAAACAAGTCTCTAGAGTACATAAAAATTCTGTTATACAACATCCTGTAGGGTCCCAGTAATTATGTACATACATTTTTGTGTGGGTGTGGAAGATCGACTCCATGAAACTCAGGGCATAAAGCTGCtcctttaatttaaaatttgcccctaaatgtttGTCTGAAAAACTGGTCAAATAATAGTGCCCAGAAGTTGTACACACATCAGGTGCGTCCCCAAAACAAAAACTTGCACATGAAAACATGTACACACAGATGATTTTAAGAGTGCAACAGgtatgggttttttgtttgtttgcacttTTGAATGATGCATAAACTTTTAGTAGCAGACCTAGAAGTCTGTGAATGATTGGGTTCACTCCCCAAACGTTAAGGCTTTAGCAGCTTTCTGTTCGTTATGTAGCTCTTTTGCCCTGTTTTTTAAAGCCTCTGCCTTGGCATCATTCTTATCAATTCCATCTCCAAGTTTGTACATTCGACTGGCATTGGCACATGCCCACGCATGACCCATGTCACACGCTTTCAAAGAGTACTTCAAAGCCAAGTTCATGTCCTTTGGTATCCCAGGTGCTCCTTGAAGATATATCACACTAAGATTGAAGCAACTAGGGACAAAATTGCCATCACATGCTTTAGTGTAATAGTCCCGGGCGAGGACTGGGTCAGGTTTGTCATCATTTATTTGCCCATCGTGTGCTAACAGTCCAACATTGTGGCAAGCATTTATTGATTTCTTCCCACCTTTTTCACAAGATTTCAGAAAGCAGTTGTAGGCAGCTTTCAAATCTTGGGGGAGTCCAcctgcaaggaaaaaaaaaaaacaatcaaatgCAAGTTTATATAAAGAACATATTCTGATTGTGAGATAGTGAGAAGACTTTTCTTTCACAGCTTTTTCAATACTTTTTTGGAAGAATAAAACTATCTATTACTAATCCTAAAACAGTTGTAAAAGTGGACTAAACTTCAGCAGAGAATCAAGAGAGTCTACATTAAACAAGATTTGCCAATCTAGCTATGTCAGCTAACAACCTCTACTGGGGGTACAGTTTATACTTGTTCCATGAACGAAATGACCAACACATTGCTAGTATAACTATGTTTACAATACAAAAAAGTAACCAAATTTATACTTTCCATATATTGCCAAACCTTATTTATCCAAAGAGATCGCAATTTAAACAAAACAGGTTTTGGGTAAAAAGAAGACTAAACCTAGGTTTTTGATGCAAGACAAAAAATTTGACCACAATACAGGAATGCTATAATACAGCaaagggcaacctaggctagcgagtgggccgcatgagtagCCCTCCATCTCTGTGGGCTGCAAGGTTGTTGTAACCAAAactgtctcccagctgggttgtTTTGCTAACTGTATTTGCGTACCTAGCATTTGGAGGGTGTACCCACTGAACcttagcagcgctttgattggatgcaaaggaAGCGCTTGGTTCTCTCAGTCAATGCGGTGCGCAATCAATATGCACCTCACATCACATGACCTTGCTTtatatgcatgtcactttagcaatactagtaggaaaaaaacctacatggatGATGAACAGCAATGAGAATGACAAGAAATCTGCGCCTCCTGGTATCGAAGTATTAACTCATAATAAAATATCAAGAAATTCCAAAGCACCTTGTCACAAAAAAAGTACTAGCCTACAAGAACACTGCCCTTTCTTCCAACAGGACGAAAAGAGGAACTGGAGCAATGGCTGTTTCTTACCTTTCCCAGTTGCATAGTAAACTCCAAGTTTATAGCAACTCTCACAATGCTCATTCTTTTCACAGTTTTCTTTTAGCACCTTAGCAGCTCCTTCAAAGTCCTTCTTCACCCCCTCCAGATAATCAGCTAGTCGATGGCAACCTGTGAGGAAGACAGGGATTGAAGAATAacaggtagctgtgttagtctgatctctgcaaacaaaataaagcagtcatgtagcattttaaagactaacaagatggtttattaggtgatgagctttcctggggcaGGCCCACTTATTCAGACCATATTCTGAAAGCGAACTGCCATTGCCATTgccaatctatgtaatctactagcccgtggtgagtagattacatcccgtaagagccgggtttgggcagGCTGCTGCTCGGGGAGCCCTGGCCATTACCATTATATAACACAGAGATACAATGAAGTAAACAAATTATACAGTAATGAATCAGTTTGAAGAGTTTACAGAGTAGGCTCATGCTAGGCCATTTgggtgcttccccaccccccaagaacaggagacaattatcggtctctctcctaccctctctgACTTGCCCGTTTTCTGTCATACAAACCCACTGGCAGCTTTAAGGTGAGCGCCCAAATGGCCCTGACCCCAGTTTCCCAGGCAGATcccccccagtgtgtgtgtgcagggctgcTAGGCTCACACACCCAGGCCTGCACACACCCCTCTTTCtgcaagcagggctggcctgaaaGGCACCTGGGGGGCAGTGACCTTGGAAGCATCGCTGAGGCCAGGGAcaagggttgccaactctcccgacCGGACAGACCCGATGCCATTGCCGCGAACGGCAGCCGGTCCGTCCAGTCGGGAGAATTGGCAACTCTCCATGCGCCCCCCCAAACCCCAACCCCCAACCCCAGGTGCCCGCAGCTCCGGCCGGCTTGTCCGCGCACCGTCCGGCTCGCGCTCCTTGTGGCACTGGTAGCTGTACTCGATGCCCAGGTTCTCCAGGTAGCCCTTcacctcctcctcatcctccagGTTGACCAGCCCGGCCATcgccctgggaagggggagggggccgcCGCGCGGCAAGGTGACCAGGTCGCGAGCCGTGCACGTGCCCTgcagcgcccgcccgcccgcacccGGAAGGGAAGAGGCGCCAGTGGGCGCAGCAGAGCGCCGAGGAATCGATGCGCGGCGTCCGCCCCTTTTgcggaagctgggcgggcgaggaAGGAACGTGGGAGCTGCATGCGGAGTggctgctcccagacagccacccgCGCAAGCTACAGCCCGCGGGGCAGCCCCCAGGGTGTGGGGCCGAGCCACTAGCGCGGGGCTTTAGGCGAGTCTCCTTTGGGCTGCTCACTTTTACTCTTTCTCTGAGCCTTTTGTTCccatcccaccccttctccagccGCCTTGGACCATTATATTGCTACCCTCGCTAAGTTGGCTCCATACCATAGGGTATTATTTTGGCCTGTTGGTGCTCTTTGCCCAGAGCCATTGAATTGATGATACCAAATCACACCTACGCAGATATTTAATTATAAGCACAATATTTTGTGCCCAAAGTTACCCAAACACTTTTTGAATGTTAAATAAGAATTAAAAAACTGGTCATAATGCCAACGTGGGATGCTTCCATTGAAAAACAGAAGGGCTTATTGTACTTTTTAATCTTCTGTTACTTTCCCTTTCTACTTCTGCTTCTTTggatgaaatatattttaaagagatgCTGTGCTTGCTCTGAGCTGCTTCAACATGACAATCCCAACAGAATAAGGGACCAGATCTGCACTAGGAAAATTACCCAAACACCCCATGTGTTGCTACTAGCTATACATCTTTAGGTTATAGGTGATTTTAGGTATAGCAGTCATAACTCATGACTATAGATGACATTTTTGGCTATAGGTCATTTTCCTGGTGCAGCCAAGTTACATGATCCTGTAATTATCATGATTAGCAATGACTCTCTTTCCTCACCCcatttttgcaaaaaggcatttcCTTTCCAAATTTGTTGCCTGACAGTTTCATTGGTTGTACCATTATTCTTGTAGTGTGTTATGCATTGTGTGAAATGCCAACAGGAACTCTTTAGTATTTATTTTCTTTAGAACACTCACTATTTAGTATAATTCTATTCATTGCGTTCCTATCATTTGCGTCCTCTATAACAGTGCCCAACCTTTTCAGTTTCTCCTTTAATCTGGAAGCCCGTCCAGGCCTTTAGTCATTTTCCACACACATTGCTGCACTGCTTCCATTCCTGCTACGTCCATTTTGCAAGAGAATGACTGGACCAATAGGATGACTTTCCAGGGGAGGGCACGCCATCAGTTTATATAATGATGATTGCACAGTATCTTCACTCCTGACTTCTTTGTTGACAAGGGCCAAGATTTACGGGACTCCAGGAAAAAAACAGTTGCTCCTGCACATTCTCCCATTTAACCTCTGCCCCCATTTGGATTTTCTCCTACCACTCTTTCACCTCCAGAAGTGAATGGTGAGAGAGGAGCTGGGTGGCCACCAGCCACATGACCctcctgggctcatcggttaaccctcacagttacagactggggctacgtctacactggcatgaatttccgaaaatgcttaaaatggaacagttttccgttataagtatttccggaaaaagagtgtctacattggcaggatgcttttccgcaaaaaagccccaatcgttgttttcgcgatcggggcttttttgcggaaaacactactgtgctgtctacactggcccttttccggaacagttttccagaaaaaggacttttgcctgagcgggagcagcatagtttttctggaaaagcagctgatttcttacagtagatcgtcagtgcttttctggaaattcaaggggccagtgtagacagctcgcagcttattccggaaaagcggctgattttccggaataagtggcccagtatagacactgCCAGACTGTTCCTCTCCCCCATGCTGtacagggagggggtggaagctggtgcacatggggaaccagcttttaagctggctcccaacaCATACTAGCTCCAACAGAGACAccttcctccctacccccacactgctgcttctgatacagaggcagcagtgggggagtgTAAACAGGAGtcagtgtggggagccagcttaaaagctggatccccacaagcactggctcctgccttcccctccccgtttgtaaacatgtaaccccTGAAAATTTcaatggttacatgtttacaaaaataaatgcctTTTAACATCCCTTGTAGGTATTCTTTGACAGGTTAAATGTCCAGCGTTATAGAATCAGTTGGTGTCAGTCAGTAGTAGATTCCAGGTATCCTGTTTCATCACTGGGTCTCTCCTCCTTTTCTGAACACATGAGGCTTGTTTTTTTCCAGCAGTGTTATTATGGTCTTTATTGACAGAAACTTCTAAGACAGGGTgggaaatcttttttgggtcggggccactgatccacagaaaaatcagtcaggggccacacacaagtgagaagcaaaaaagaaaaaacaaaccctcactgacatggtccaTGACTGAGAAGAAAGATATTCTCCACCTTCCCCTGGTACACTAGAGCCTTtgggggctcaggctagtagattttgtgtgccctAGGATGGGGACAGTGTAGGGGCTAGAGTGTCAGCATGGGCTCCTATTGCTGGGGGGTCTGGAGCtttgagccttgggggctggatcaggCAAACTGGGGTCCACATCCAGCcctcgggccttaggttccccacccctgttttaagaAGACATGATAGGATCCTTCATTACCTCTATACCTTGCACAATCATTTCAACCAGAGTCAAATTGGTGTAAAATGTTACCAAAACCAAATGGCAGCTTTGTACTCTTACTTTGTATTCACTTCACACTGATGTAAATGACTTTGCCAGGAGCGTCAGGGCCATGATGTTCTCATGAAAGGTTTATAGGTAATTTTGCTGAGGCTCTAGGTgtatttatgtaaatacagtttgctcctgatCTGCTGGGATATTCAGTAGATAGAGTGCAGAGTTGTGTTATAAATCTTTAGTATTGAATGCAGGGGTAGTGAAATTCAGTTGTAATTATTGTAGGAATATAGGAAAGCAGGATTGTGCTTAACCTGTCCCAAATGAGGACATCACCCTCAGTTGAAAGAGCTTTGTTAAGCTAGAGACTCAAATGCCAGATAATTTAATTAAGGCGGCAGTGGGGTGATGTACTTTCTGAAACATTATGAGCAGATGCACACAATTCTCAGTGTAATCAATTGGTGGATGAATGACATGGGAGGATATAGTAGCTGCTATACATTTTATATACCATCACAGTTTACTTATCCATTTTCTGAAGTTGTTTGTCTTGTTTGAGAATCAATGCAtccaggaaaggaaaggaaatggagGAATGTAATTTTTCCAAGGTATATCTTCTCAATGGAAGACATTAATTGAAACTCCACCATAGAATGAGTCTCATGCAATAAGTGCATGTCGTAAACTGGCggggggaatcttttttggatcAGGAGCTGCcgacgcacagaaaaatcagtcgggcgccccgactgagaaagagaaagacactcctcacatttcccttgcacaccagagcctaatggggtacaggttagtagattttgtgtgttccatctggggatgtaagcaactagtcgactagtcaactactagTGGAGTAGTGGAGTAggaacttgactagtcgcttccccccttttgctgcctctctcagccagttcccctccccagcactatcTATATGGGGGGTAAGAGAGACAGGAAGTAATGGGGAAATGGCGTGAATGGGGATTGAAACAGTtttgctcctgctgctcccactgatgctcctctccctttggaatgtataagagccacctgtggctcttgtacatttcaaaggaagaggcacaggagAACCTGTGCCAGTGGGGACTGCTTTGCTGCTCCCCAGATTATGATGTAGAGCAGTAGAACCTAATTTTTTCCAATATTGCATTATGGAGCTTTCCAGGTTAAATGAACAACCAGCCAACGCACCCAGGTCTAGAAGCAGGCAATTTCTCCTGTAGCCACTAGGAGGCGCTGCAGCCCCTCATTTTCCCACGCTCTGGATTATCCACATTTGTGATTATCTGAATCCTATTAGATATAATAATTGGGGTTCTGGTGAGTCATAGCTGAAATACTCTATTTTTAttcatattattttaaaataattaagagaAGCAACTACTTACCTCAGGCTGAAGCATTTAGTTTCTTAATAAGTGTCTCCCTTTGTCTGTGATGAGACATTTAAACGGTATGTGAAGGCCTGAATTAACTTTTCTGGGTTCCCGGGGCTATCGGATTTGAGGGGCTCCCTAATCTCCATGGAggagccaaaatgaggggttcagagtacaAGAAGAGGCTGTGGGTTGACGACAGGGTAAATTTGCAAGGGGGTGCAGACCATTTGGGATATAGGAGGGGCCTCCAGGCAGGGGCCAAGGGGTCTGGAGTAAGAGGAGACTCAAGACAGGAAGTTGGGATAGGATGAAGAGTCTGGATGGGAGTTAGGGTGCTGAAGTGGAATCAAGGCTGGGGCTCAGAGTTGAGATGTGAGGTCTAGGAAGGAGTTAGGgatttagggtgcaggagaggattctcaAGGCCAGGGCAGtttattgcatagcttatttcaaggtaaaactactgtgtagacataccctaagttaataCTGTTATAGAATTGAAAGTTAAATCAGCGTATTTTGGTAGGGTCCCCACTGAGCCAGTGACAAGTCACTGACAAGCCCATGGGGTGGAACCTGATGGAATAGGGAGAGTCTGCATCCTGTTATGCCATCTTTACTtggagcaaaatacaggactatgtagcactttaaagacttacaagatggtttattagatgatgagctttcgtgggccagacccacttcctcagatcaaatagtggaagaaaatagtcacaaccatatataccaaaggatacaatttaaaaaaatgaacacatatgaaaaggacaaatcaaatatcaGAACAAAAgaggaaagtgtcgaattttagcatgaatgacagttcagaagattccctttcaagtgcagatttaaaaggtctttgaagcaggatgcaggtgattaagttgttgagacaatgtcctttctggttgaaatggcaagaaactgttttttctttgtgatcctgtctaatatctgttttgtgggcattgatcctttggcgaagtgtctgagacgtttgtccaatgtacatagcagacggacactttcagcacatgatagcataaattatatttctggatgcacaggaatatgtgttcttgatcttataactcacttggttaggtccaataatggtatcagcagagtgaatacatggacaaagttggcaacagagtttttctgcttttgcggaaaaacttgccagtctagacacagccattctgtatAGCAAAGGACAATTGGCATGATCTTAGCCCTTAAAAAGGCCACACACCGCTCCCTCCCGGAGCGCCCCTGCTGCCAATGGGAAGCTGCACAGGTggtctcccacaccccaactccctcccagagcctgaccctTCActtctcccacaccccaactccctcccggagccttcaccccctcctgcacccgcccAAACCCTGCAGGcagcatccaaactccctcccagagtcttAGGCgtgagggaagggagctggggggggggggtttctgagCACCCCCAAAATATTCTCAAACTGCTGCCCCCGCCCACCAGAGATTCCACAGAGGTTAGTCAAATGAAATACGATTGTAAAGGTgaataaatcccccccccccccccggggaaacAGGGACAAGGGTCAGCTGGCAGGGAAGGCTGAGCCACGATGTGCCCGGCGCCACGGACTTATTCCGCGTGGCggggccagcctgcccagctGTTTTGGACGCCGGGGGCTGAGTTTTCAAAAGACCCGGGCCCCGAGGGCGGCAGGAGCAGCCGGGGGCCGGAGGAGCGCGGCTCCTTTAAgggaggcgggagccaggccTAGCCGCCCCTCGCCGGCTGAGGCGGATTCACTTCCAGGTCGATGGGGCGGCCCTGTGCCCCGGCTCGCTGCTGGGTGACGGAGCCTGGGGACCCAGCGCCGAGAtggtgagtcccccccccccttggggtgAGCGGCCCGGGCCGCCTCCCCCCCAGGCACCGCTGAGGTAAATGCCCGGCGGGGCCACCCAGCAGGGTGCGATGGCAGCCGGGCAGGGGGGTCGCTGCGGCTCCGGGGGAGCGGGACACGCCCTGGGGGCGGCGGGCGAGTGAGcttccccgcagcgccgccccagGCGGGTCCCTGGCCCCGCTTCCCCCCTGTCCCGGGGTTGCACTGGACTTTCAACTCGCGTGGGT contains:
- the COA7 gene encoding cytochrome c oxidase assembly factor 7; this translates as MAGLVNLEDEEEVKGYLENLGIEYSYQCHKEREPDGCHRLADYLEGVKKDFEGAAKVLKENCEKNEHCESCYKLGVYYATGKGGLPQDLKAAYNCFLKSCEKGGKKSINACHNVGLLAHDGQINDDKPDPVLARDYYTKACDGNFVPSCFNLSVIYLQGAPGIPKDMNLALKYSLKACDMGHAWACANASRMYKLGDGIDKNDAKAEALKNRAKELHNEQKAAKALTFGE